The following proteins are co-located in the Seriola aureovittata isolate HTS-2021-v1 ecotype China chromosome 7, ASM2101889v1, whole genome shotgun sequence genome:
- the rspo3 gene encoding R-spondin-3, producing the protein MQLQLISFVLIILHCMDYTGCQQHSSSRHRQHKQISGVSSGCQQGGCLTCSDYNGCLSCKPRFFMHLERIGMKQIGVCMTSCPPGFYGTRSPERNTCTKCRLECDSCFNKNFCTRCRAGFYLHLGKCQENCPEGLVRSDTQRECVPRCPAECESCVSSETCTQCRPGLYQLSGRCHHVCPEDYEPNDKLMECTPQVHCEVGEWSEWSPCSRSGRTCGFKRGQETRTRQVLQYPSPFGKPCPEISEIKECLVKRRKCPGAGPRRKNERRERRNRNNRKDKENQEGRRERKRERERERERDPGEREDSDNRNKTEHRHRRGHDTEPVSPEDGLIQ; encoded by the exons ATGCAATTACAACTGATCTCCTTTGTTTTGATCATCTTGCACTGCATGGATTACACTGGTTgtcagcagcacagcagctccAGGCACCGGCAACATAAAC AGATCTCTGGTGTGAGCTCAGGGTGCCAGCAGGGTGGCTGTCTGACCTGCTCTGACTACAATGGCTGCCTGTCCTGCAAGCCGCGCTTCTTCATGCATTTGGAGAGGATTGGGATGAAGCAGATCGGGGTGTGCATGACTTCCTGTCCTCCAGGCTTTTATGGCACACGCTCCCCAGAAAGAAACACCTGCACAA aGTGCAGGTTGGAGTGCGACTCCTGCTTCAACAAGAACTTCTGCACGCGCTGCCGAGCAGGATTCTACCTTCACCTGGGCAAGTGCCAGGAGAACTGCCCCGAGGGGCTGGTCCGCAGTGACACGCAGAGGGAGTGTGTTCCCA GGTGCCCTGCAGAGTGTGAGTCATGTGTGAGCAGTGAGACATGTACACAGTGCCGGCCAGGCCTGTACCAGCTCAGTGGGAGGTGCCATCATGTGTGTCCAGAGGACTACGAGCCCAATGACAAACTCATGGAGTGCACACCACAAG TGCACTGTGAAGTGGGTGAGTGGAGTGAGTGGAGCCCTTGTTCTCGGTCCGGTAGAACCTGTGGCTTCAAGCGGGGCCAGGAGACGCGCACACGGCAGGTCCTCCAGTACCCATCACCCTTTGGTAAACCCTGCCCTGAGATCTCAGAGATCAAAGAGTGCCTGGTCAAGAGGAGGAAATGTCCAG GAGCAGGTCCCAGAAGGAAGAATGAGCGGAGAGAACGGAGGAATCGCAACAATCGCAAAGATAAGGAGAACCAAGAGGGGCGacgggagaggaagagggaaagggagcgagagagggagagagacccAGGTGAACGTGAAGACTCTGATAATAGGAACAAAACAGAGCACAGGCACCGCAGAGGCCATGACACAGAGCCAGTCTCCCCTGAAGACGGCCTCATACAGTAG
- the echdc1 gene encoding ethylmalonyl-CoA decarboxylase isoform X2 gives MPSLSSASLPGSMMVDLEEQVSQLENWTDGKGLIVQGAAETFCSGSDLNAVRAISNPQDGMKMCMFMQNTLTRLLRLPLISVALVEGRALGGGAELTTACDFRLMASDSVIQFVHKHMGLVPGWGGAARLVHIVGSQNALKLLGGTLKVDPKFGLQIGLADGVLEGPQAEEGAGTPLQQAENWLSRYIKGPAPVIQAVKKVVLSGRELPLSEALRTEKDVFGTVWGGPANLQALASKSKHK, from the exons ATGCCTTCTCTG agctctgcctccctcccaGGCAGTATGATGGTGGATCTGGAGGAACAGGTGAGCCAGCTGGAGAACTGGACGGATGGCAAAGGCCTCATTGTCCAGGGAGCTGCTGAAACTTTCTGCTCTGGATCAGACCTCAATGCTGTCAGGGCGATATCTAACCCACAG GATGGGATGAAGATGTGTATGTTCATGCAGAATACTCTTACAAGGCTACTGAG GCTGCCACTGATCTCTGTTGCTCTGGTGGAGGGAAGAGCGCTGGGAGGAGGTGCAGAACTCACCACTGCCTGTGATTTCAG ATTAATGGCATCTGACAGCGTGATCCAGTTTGTCCATAAACACATGGGACTGGTCCCAGGCTGGGGCGGCGCTGCACGACTTGTCCACATTGTTGGAAGCCAGAATGCACTAAAGCTCCTTGGTGGCACTCTGAAAGTGGACCCCAAATTTGGCCTGCAGATTGGACTGGCTGATGGAGTCCTGGAGGGCCCCCAGGCAGAGGAGGGTGCAGGGACTCCCCTACAACAGGCTGAAAACTGGCTCAGTCGCTATATAAAAGGACCTGCCCCTGTGATTCAGGCTGTGAAGAAGGTGGTGTTGTCAGGGAGAGAGCTCCCTCTGTCTGAGGCTCTGAGGACTGAGAAGGATGTGTTTGGGACAGTGTGGGGCGGTCCAGCTAACCTGCAGGCTCTGGCCAGCAAGTCCAAACACAAATGA
- the mdh2 gene encoding malate dehydrogenase, mitochondrial yields the protein MFSRAVRPTVSLARSLSTSSQNNAKVAVLGASGGIGQPLSLLLKNSPLVSHLSLFDIAHTPGVAADLSHIETRAQVTGHMGPDQLDAALQGCDVVVIPAGVPRKPGMTRDDLFNTNATIVATLADACARNCPEAMICIIANPVNSTIPITSEVMKKHGVYNPNRVFGVTTLDIVRANAFVAELKGLDPARVNVPVIGGHAGKTIIPLISQCTPKVEFPADQLSALTGRIQEAGTEVVKAKAGAGSATLSMAYAGARFTFSVLDAMNGKEGVVECSYVRSEETECKYFSTPLLLGKNGIEKNLGLGKLSAFEEKLVADAIGELKASIKKGEDFVAKMK from the coding sequence atgttttcccGTGCCGTGAGACCTACCGTGAGCCTCGCCAGAAGCTTGTCCACCTCTTCTCAGAACAACGCTAAGGTGGCGGTGCTCGGAGCGTCGGGCGGCATAGGCCAGCCGCTATCTCTGCTACTCAAGAATAGCCCCCTGGTGAGTCACCTCTCCCTCTTTGATATTGCCCACACCCCCGGGGTGGCTGCAGACCTCAGCCACATTGAGACAAGGGCCCAGGTGACCGGCCACATGGGCCCCGACCAGCTGGATGCTGCCCTGCAGGGCTGCGACGTCGTGGTTATCCCCGCTGGTGTGCCCAGAAAACCCGGCATGACCCGTGATGACCTCTTCAACACCAATGCCACCATTGTAGCCACCTTGGCCGATGCCTGCGCCCGCAACTGCCCCGAGGCTATGATCTGCATTATCGCCAACCCAGTCAACTCCACCATCCCTATTACATCAGAGGTCATGAAGAAGCATGGAGTGTACAACCCAAACAGAGTGTTTGGTGTCACAACCCTGGACATTGTGAGAGCGAACGCCTTCGTGGCAGAGCTCAAAGGCCTTGACCCAGCTCGTGTCAATGTACCAGTCATTGGCGGTCATGCTGGGAAGACCATCATCCCCCTCATTTCCCAGTGCACACCCAAAGTCGAGTTCCCCGCTGACCAGCTGTCTGCCCTGACTGGCAGGATCCAGGAGGCTGGCACAGAGGTGGTGAAGGCCAAGGCTGGAGCTGGATCTGCTACCCTCTCCATGGCCTATGCTGGTGCCCGTTTCACCTTCTCCGTCCTGGATGCCATGAATGGAAAGGAGGGTGTGGTGGAATGCTCCTATGTCAGGTCTGAGGAGACAGAGTGCAAGTACTTCTCCACACCTCTCCTCTTGGGCAAGAATGGCATTGAGAAGAACCTTGGGCTGGGCAAGCTGTCTGCCTTTGAGGAGAAGCTGGTGGCTGACGCCATCGGTGAGCTGAAGGCTTCAATCAAAAAAGGCGAGGATTTTGTGGCTAAGATGAAGTGA
- the echdc1 gene encoding ethylmalonyl-CoA decarboxylase isoform X1: MVLCALRPQLLKSSRCAGAWGRLLQRQSSGSVYSNIHGLNQEEIREKLLAFPGGSIDLHKHDSGIAVLTINNPSRMNAFSGSMMVDLEEQVSQLENWTDGKGLIVQGAAETFCSGSDLNAVRAISNPQDGMKMCMFMQNTLTRLLRLPLISVALVEGRALGGGAELTTACDFRLMASDSVIQFVHKHMGLVPGWGGAARLVHIVGSQNALKLLGGTLKVDPKFGLQIGLADGVLEGPQAEEGAGTPLQQAENWLSRYIKGPAPVIQAVKKVVLSGRELPLSEALRTEKDVFGTVWGGPANLQALASKSKHK, translated from the exons atggttcTCTGTGCACTGAGGCCACAGCTtctgaaaagcagcagatgtgCTGGAGCCTGGGGCAG gttgctgcagagacagagcagtgGCAGTGTGTACTCCAACATCCATGGCTTAAACCAGGAGGAGATCAGAGAGAAGCTCCTGGCTTTTCCCGGAGGGTCCATTGATCTTCACAAACACGACTCTGGTATAGCTGTGCTTACCATCAACAACCCATCCCGCATGAATGCCTTCTCTG GCAGTATGATGGTGGATCTGGAGGAACAGGTGAGCCAGCTGGAGAACTGGACGGATGGCAAAGGCCTCATTGTCCAGGGAGCTGCTGAAACTTTCTGCTCTGGATCAGACCTCAATGCTGTCAGGGCGATATCTAACCCACAG GATGGGATGAAGATGTGTATGTTCATGCAGAATACTCTTACAAGGCTACTGAG GCTGCCACTGATCTCTGTTGCTCTGGTGGAGGGAAGAGCGCTGGGAGGAGGTGCAGAACTCACCACTGCCTGTGATTTCAG ATTAATGGCATCTGACAGCGTGATCCAGTTTGTCCATAAACACATGGGACTGGTCCCAGGCTGGGGCGGCGCTGCACGACTTGTCCACATTGTTGGAAGCCAGAATGCACTAAAGCTCCTTGGTGGCACTCTGAAAGTGGACCCCAAATTTGGCCTGCAGATTGGACTGGCTGATGGAGTCCTGGAGGGCCCCCAGGCAGAGGAGGGTGCAGGGACTCCCCTACAACAGGCTGAAAACTGGCTCAGTCGCTATATAAAAGGACCTGCCCCTGTGATTCAGGCTGTGAAGAAGGTGGTGTTGTCAGGGAGAGAGCTCCCTCTGTCTGAGGCTCTGAGGACTGAGAAGGATGTGTTTGGGACAGTGTGGGGCGGTCCAGCTAACCTGCAGGCTCTGGCCAGCAAGTCCAAACACAAATGA
- the LOC130172080 gene encoding E3 ubiquitin-protein ligase rnf146-like: MASCGEVDHSVSSLPSSKKGSNSGGGSGSSAESSCSGSSNSSPALSVPECAICLQSCVHPVQLPCHHVFCFLCAKGASWQSKRCALCRQEVPDDFLERPTLLSPEELKASAGGRGGAASDHAWYYEGRNGWWQYDERTSRELEDAFSKGKKTAEMLIAGFLYVADLENMVQYRRNEHGRRRKMKRDVLDIPKKGVAGLRLDTEGVTGAIGAASRENSADGADTTVAGVQQPVTGISSTITAPPPTARPPTSLGGQPGTSTSPSLEDALSQLQISPRPTPSNERSEAGEGEEEDEEEEASPSRSSDPHTSVDESGSGDWSDDEEEEDEEEEEGDGEHVEPWEDRPRRQRLNPEDRAPPGAESASPPSSSSSGRSRMPDGQCTVTEV; this comes from the coding sequence ATGGCTAGTTGTGGGGAGGTAGACCACTCTGTTAGCTCGCTTCCATCCAGCAAGAAAGGCAGCAACAGTGGTGGTGGAAGTGGGAGCAGTGCAGAATCATCATGCTCTGGCTCCAGCAACTCATCCCCAGCCCTGTCTGTACCGGAGTGTGCcatctgtctgcagagctgcGTCCACCCAGTCCAACTGCCATGCCATCACgtcttctgtttcctgtgtgcgAAGGGAGCATCCTGGCAGAGCAAACGCTGTGCTCtctgcagacaggaagtacCAGATGACTTCCTGGAAAGGCCTACACTTCTCTCTCCAGAGGAGCTGAAAGCATCAGCAGGAGGTCGGGGTGGCGCAGCAAGTGATCACGCCTGGTATTATGAGGGCCGTAATGGTTGGTGGCAGTATGATGAGCGAACCAGCCGTGAGCTGGAGGACGCTTTCTCCAAGGgcaagaaaacagctgaaatgcTGATAGCTGGTTTTTTGTATGTAGCTGACTTGGAGAACATGGTGCAGTACAGGCGCAATGAGCACGGTCGTAGACGCAAGATGAAGAGGGACGTTTTGGATATCCCCAAGAAGGGAGTGGCAGGACTGCGTTTGGACACTGAGGGTGTTACTGGAGCCATTGGGGCAGCAAGTCGAGAGAACTCTGCTGATGGGGCTGATACCACAGTAGCAGGTGTACAACAGCCGGTTACAGGTATCTCTTCTACTATTACAGCCCCTCCACCCACAGCCAGACCTCCCACCTCCCTTGGTGGTCAGCCTGGCACCAGCACTAGTCCTTCTCTGGAGGATGCCCTCTCCCAGTTGCAAATCAGTCCCAGGCCCACACCTTCTAATGAGCGGTCTGAGGCtggggaaggagaggaagaagatgaagaggaggaggcttcACCCTCCAGGTCCTCTGATCCTCACACCTCTGTGGACGAGTCGGGCTCTGGAGACTGGAgcgatgatgaggaagaggaggacgaagaagaggaggagggagatggagaaCATGTGGAGCCCTGGGAGGATAGGCCACGGAGGCAAAGACTGAATCCAGAGGACAGAGCCCCTCCTGGCGCAGAGTCTGCCTCTCCCCCTTCATCCAGTAGCAGTGGAAGGTCCAGAATGCCTGATGGCCAGTGTACAGTGACTGAAGTGTGA